From a single Falco rusticolus isolate bFalRus1 chromosome 17, bFalRus1.pri, whole genome shotgun sequence genomic region:
- the TMEM9 gene encoding proton-transporting V-type ATPase complex assembly regulator TMEM9, whose product MMFVQCTWKCASSVLLIVLLCCILSPPAQASKSSEDIRCKCICPPYRNISGHIYNKNVSQKDCNCLHVVEPMPVPGNDVEAYCLLCECKYEERSTTTIKVIIIIYLSVVGALLLYMAFLVLVDPLIRKPDAYTQPLHNEEENEDARSLATAPTPSGARANTVLERVEGAQQRWKRQVQEQRKTVFDRHKMLS is encoded by the exons ATGATGTTTGTCCAGTGCACCTGGAAGTGTGCGAGCTCCGTACTGCTGattgtgctgctgtgctgcatccTTTCTCCCCCAGCACAAGCCAGCAAG agctcagaggaCATCCGCTGCAAGTGCATCTGTCCCCCATACCGGAACATCAGTGGGCATATTTACAACAAGAATGTGTCGCAGAAGGACTG CAACTGCCTGCACGTTGTGGAGCCAATGCCCGTGCCAGGGAATGATGTGGAGGCCTACTGCCTGCTGTGTGAATGCAAGTACGAGGAGCgcagcaccaccaccatcaAG GTGATCATCATCATTTACTTGTCCGTGGTGGGGGCACTGCTGCTTTACATGGCTTTCCTTGTGCTGGTGGACCCTCTGATCCGGAAGCCAGATGCTTACACCCAGCCCCTGCACAATGAGGAGGAGAATGAG GATGCTCGCTCCTTGgccacagcccccaccccgtCTGGCGCCAGAGCCAACACGGTGCTGGAGAGGGTGGAGGGGGCCCAGCAGCGCTGGAAGCGCcaggtgcaggagcagaggaagacaGTTTTTGACCGCCACAAGATGCTGAGCTAG
- the LOC119158398 gene encoding alpha-1,6-mannosyl-glycoprotein 4-beta-N-acetylglucosaminyltransferase-like isoform X1 — protein MRCSLKRSVTAVLAASFLLLLLLLLHGGSQQEQDHPEVELRGLAPDTILQMLQPEGAQRILRDSDDLSVLHNISYHLLAGSPSPHKKFLAVGLASVRRPRGYYLPATLQSLFKQSTEEELQEMVVVVHLADADPGWNARVAANIAHKFAHQILLGRLLLIHAPHEFYPTLEGLKRNYNDPEERVKFRSKQNVDYAFLLAFSANLSSYYLMIEDDVWCAKSFLTAIRKALASQEGSNWATLEFSKLGYIGKLYRSSDLPRLARFLLLFYQEMPCDWLLVHFRLLLTQKDVIRFKPSLFQHMGLYSSFQGTVNRLEDDEFQADALDLPDNPPAALFTSMSIFENYEPLKAYSTAEGYFWGKDPAAGSVFSVVFQQPARVTRVRVRTGSSERRSDFLHAGVLELGRRQRADGRDCAAYTTVGTFEKGTFERRGLERGMPSPVECVRIRVTRNQSEWLIIQSIDIWTATDT, from the exons ATGCGATGCTCCCTGAAGCGCTCTGTCAcagctgtgcttgcagcctccttcctcctccttctcctcctcctcctccatggGGGCAGCCAGCAGGAACAGGATCACCCGGAG GTGGAGCTTAGGGGCTTGGCCCCAGACACCAtcctgcagatgctgcagccGGAAGGAGCCCAGCGCATCCTCAGGGACTCGGATGATCTCTCTGTGCTCCACAACATCTCCTACCACCTCCTCGCTGGCTCCCCGTCACCCCACAAAA AATTCTTGGCGGTGGGTTTGGCATCAGTACGGCGGCCACGTGGCTACTACCTCCCGGCCACGCTCCAGTCCCTCTTCAAGCAGTCGAcagaggaggagctgcaggagatggtggtggtggtgcacCTGGCAGATGCAGACCCTGGGTGGAATGCGCGTGTGGCCGCCAACATCGCCCACAAGTTTGCTCACCAGATCCTCCTGGGCCGGCTCCTGCTTATCCACGCCCCCCACGAGTTTTATCCCACCCTGGAAGGCCTGAAGAGAAACTACAATGACCCAGAGGAGCGGGTGAAGTTCAGGTCCAAGCAGAACGTGGACTATGCCTTCCTCCTCGCCTTCTCCGCCAACCTCTCGTCCTACTACTTGATGATCGAGGATGATGTGTGGTGCGCCAAGTCCTTCCTGACGGCCATCCGCAAGGCACTGGCTTCCCAGGAAGGCTCCAACTGGGCCACCCTTGAGTTCTCCAAGCTGGGCTACATCGGTAAGCTCTACCGCTCCAGTGACCTTCCTCGCCTGGCtcgcttcctcctcctcttctacCAGGAGATGCCGTGCGACTGGCTGCTGGTTCACTTCCGCCTCCTGCTCACCCAGAAGGACGTCATCCGCTTCAAGCCCTCCCTCTTCCAGCACATGGGCCTCTACTCCTCCTTCCAGGGCACCGTCAACCGGCTGGAGGACGATGAGTTCCAGGCCGATGCCTTGGACCTCCCAGACAACCCGCCAGCCGCCTTGTTCACCAGCATGTCCATCTTCGAGAACTATGAGCCCCTCAAGGCTTACAGCACGGCAGAGGGGTACTTCTGGGGGAAGGACCCAGCAGCCGGCAGCGTCTTCTCCGTCGTCTTCCAGCAGCCGGCCCGTGTCACCCGTGTCCGGGTACGCACCGGCTCCAGCGAGCGCCGCAGCGATTTCCTGCACGCgggggtgctggagctgggccgGCGGCAGCGGGCCGATGGCCGCGACTGCGCTGCCTACACCACGGTGGGCACCTTTGAGAAAGGGACCTTTGAGCGGCGGGGCCTGGAGAGGGGCATGCCCAGCCCCGTGGAGTGCGTGAGGATCCGGGTGACTCGGAACCAGAGCGAGTGGCTCATCATCCAGAGCATCGACATCTGGACCGCAACAGACACCTGA
- the LOC119158398 gene encoding alpha-1,6-mannosyl-glycoprotein 4-beta-N-acetylglucosaminyltransferase-like isoform X2 — MGAASRNRITRRWSLGAWPQTPSCRCCSRKEPSASSGTRMISLCSTTSPTTSSLAPRHPTKVKFLAVGLASVRRPRGYYLPATLQSLFKQSTEEELQEMVVVVHLADADPGWNARVAANIAHKFAHQILLGRLLLIHAPHEFYPTLEGLKRNYNDPEERVKFRSKQNVDYAFLLAFSANLSSYYLMIEDDVWCAKSFLTAIRKALASQEGSNWATLEFSKLGYIGKLYRSSDLPRLARFLLLFYQEMPCDWLLVHFRLLLTQKDVIRFKPSLFQHMGLYSSFQGTVNRLEDDEFQADALDLPDNPPAALFTSMSIFENYEPLKAYSTAEGYFWGKDPAAGSVFSVVFQQPARVTRVRVRTGSSERRSDFLHAGVLELGRRQRADGRDCAAYTTVGTFEKGTFERRGLERGMPSPVECVRIRVTRNQSEWLIIQSIDIWTATDT, encoded by the exons atggGGGCAGCCAGCAGGAACAGGATCACCCGGAG GTGGAGCTTAGGGGCTTGGCCCCAGACACCAtcctgcagatgctgcagccGGAAGGAGCCCAGCGCATCCTCAGGGACTCGGATGATCTCTCTGTGCTCCACAACATCTCCTACCACCTCCTCGCTGGCTCCCCGTCACCCCACAAAAGTGA AATTCTTGGCGGTGGGTTTGGCATCAGTACGGCGGCCACGTGGCTACTACCTCCCGGCCACGCTCCAGTCCCTCTTCAAGCAGTCGAcagaggaggagctgcaggagatggtggtggtggtgcacCTGGCAGATGCAGACCCTGGGTGGAATGCGCGTGTGGCCGCCAACATCGCCCACAAGTTTGCTCACCAGATCCTCCTGGGCCGGCTCCTGCTTATCCACGCCCCCCACGAGTTTTATCCCACCCTGGAAGGCCTGAAGAGAAACTACAATGACCCAGAGGAGCGGGTGAAGTTCAGGTCCAAGCAGAACGTGGACTATGCCTTCCTCCTCGCCTTCTCCGCCAACCTCTCGTCCTACTACTTGATGATCGAGGATGATGTGTGGTGCGCCAAGTCCTTCCTGACGGCCATCCGCAAGGCACTGGCTTCCCAGGAAGGCTCCAACTGGGCCACCCTTGAGTTCTCCAAGCTGGGCTACATCGGTAAGCTCTACCGCTCCAGTGACCTTCCTCGCCTGGCtcgcttcctcctcctcttctacCAGGAGATGCCGTGCGACTGGCTGCTGGTTCACTTCCGCCTCCTGCTCACCCAGAAGGACGTCATCCGCTTCAAGCCCTCCCTCTTCCAGCACATGGGCCTCTACTCCTCCTTCCAGGGCACCGTCAACCGGCTGGAGGACGATGAGTTCCAGGCCGATGCCTTGGACCTCCCAGACAACCCGCCAGCCGCCTTGTTCACCAGCATGTCCATCTTCGAGAACTATGAGCCCCTCAAGGCTTACAGCACGGCAGAGGGGTACTTCTGGGGGAAGGACCCAGCAGCCGGCAGCGTCTTCTCCGTCGTCTTCCAGCAGCCGGCCCGTGTCACCCGTGTCCGGGTACGCACCGGCTCCAGCGAGCGCCGCAGCGATTTCCTGCACGCgggggtgctggagctgggccgGCGGCAGCGGGCCGATGGCCGCGACTGCGCTGCCTACACCACGGTGGGCACCTTTGAGAAAGGGACCTTTGAGCGGCGGGGCCTGGAGAGGGGCATGCCCAGCCCCGTGGAGTGCGTGAGGATCCGGGTGACTCGGAACCAGAGCGAGTGGCTCATCATCCAGAGCATCGACATCTGGACCGCAACAGACACCTGA
- the LOC119158590 gene encoding LOW QUALITY PROTEIN: elastin-like (The sequence of the model RefSeq protein was modified relative to this genomic sequence to represent the inferred CDS: substituted 1 base at 1 genomic stop codon) has translation MPTAGCCCWVTHGCSGSTFPLWVWREEAVGEQQGLEGGGAGGQLGCGKSPAWPPVARGEGRGFVPSQGCDAQCSGGCGAWGGAVVVPLWDASRVGSWQPALPWPGLPGVQFWLGSPRGFCHLGTRAGTRTDGTAQCHRGSLGRWGLVRAPGGLTLPEGPGLPAGAVGGIQPVPWGCPVRARGEAGVALTPRVGLGGLCPIPPGVPTSAASSPSAHQHGAEAASRRSSSAGGRRGLGVGLCXARNQSPASPGEVARAEHPARQRGCLAPTAEHPRAGLPCTLPPCGTSPGTGKPTVWGWTPGWLPGGPGVPHPTEPQAAVICPSGTSCCHNLPCPLLK, from the exons ATGCCGACAG ctgggtgctgctgttgGGTGACTCATGGGTGCTCCGGGTCCACGTTCCCGCTGTGGGTCTGGAGGGAGGAAGCAGTGGGAGAGCAGCAAGGCTTGGAgggtggaggagctgggggccagctgggctgtgggaagAGCCCCGCGTGGCCCCCAGTGGCTcgtggggagggaagaggctTTGTCCCCAGTCAGGGCTGTGATGCCCAGTGCTCCGGTGGGTGTGGGGCATGGGGGGGAGCCGTGGTGGTGCCCCTGTGGGATGCATCCCGGGTGGGAtcctggcagccagccctgccctggcctgggtTGCCGGGGGTGCAGTTCTGGCTCGGCAGCCCCAGAGGTTTCTGCCATCTCGGCACAAGGGCTGGAACACGAACGGACGGGACAGCGCAGTGTCACCGTGGGAGTTTGGGGCGCTGGGGCTTGGTGAGAGCCCCTGGGGGTCTGACCCTGCCTGAGGgaccagggctgccagcagggGCGGTGGGTGGGATACAGCCGGTGCCATGGGGGTGCCCAGTCCGGGCTAGGGGGGAAGCTGGGGTTGCCCTAACTCCCAGAGTGGGACTGGGGGGCCTTtgccccatcccacctgggGTCCCCACCAGCGCGGCCAGTTCACCCAGTGCTCACCAGCATGGGGCAGAGGCCGCCAGCAGACGCTCCTCCTCTGCGGGAGGCAGACGAGGACTCGGGGTGGGGCTTTGCTGAGCGAGAAACCAGAgtccagccagccctggggaagTTGCCAGGGCCGAGCACCCTGCGAGACAGCGAGGCTGCCTGGCTCCCACGGCTGAGCACCCACGCGCTGGGCTGCCGTGCACCC TTCCTCCCTGCGGGACATCCCCTGGAACAGGTAAACCAACAGTGTGGGGCTGGACCCCCGGCTGGCTCCCAGGGGGCCCAGGGGTGCCCCATCCCACGGAGCCCCAAGCTGCCGTAATTTGCCCATCGGGGACATCGTGCTGCCACAATTTGCCGTGTCCTCTGCTCAAGTGA
- the TMEM183A gene encoding transmembrane protein 183A isoform X1: MAPRGRPAAAAMPKRGARKRLKFRADDVCSERVTVADYANSDPAVVKSGRVKKAVANAVQQEVKSLCGLEASCVPAEEVLSVSGESCDSSDEMDTKESINGRTASRKKKSKRHKENADGGGGEEYPIDIWLLLASYIRPEDIVRFSLICKKAWTVTCTAAFWTRLYRRHYSLDAYLPLRLRPESMEKLHCLRACVIRSLYHMYEPFASRVSRNPAIPDSTPSTLKNSRCLLFWCKKIEGNRQEAMWEFNFKFKKQSPRFKSKCYKGLQPPIQYEEVHTNPDQDCCLLQITTFNFIFVPIVMGMTFTLFTINVSTDMRHHRVRLVFQDAPVRNGKKPRLDQGVQVVLDPVHSVRLLDWWHPQYPFSPKA, translated from the exons ATGGCCCcgcgcggccgccccgccgccgccgccatgccCAAGAGGGGCGCCCGCAAGCGCCTCAAGTTTCGGGCCGATGATGTGTGCTCCGAGCGCG TGACGGTGGCAGATTATGCTAACTCAGATCCGGCTGTTGTGAAATCTGGACGGGTGAAAAAAGCCGTGGCCAATGCAGTTCAGCAGGAAG TAAAATCCCTCTGTGGTCTGGAAGCTTCTTGCGTTCCTGCTGAGGAAGTTCTCTCCGTGTCAGGAGAGTCTTGTGACAGCAGTGATGAAATGGATACAAAGGAAAGCATCAATGGGCGAACTGCATctagaaaaaagaagagcaaaagacACAAAG AAAATGCTGATGGGGGTGGCGGAGAAGAATACCCCATCGATATCTGGCTGTTGTTGGCTTCCTACATTCGCCCTGAAGACATTGTCCGGTTTTCTTTGATTTGCAAGAAAGCCTGGACTGTTACTTGCACTGCCGCCTTTTGGACCAGACTCTACAGAAG GCACTACAGTCTGGATGCGTACCTGCCTCTCCGCTTGCGGCCAGAGTCCATGGAGAAGCTGCACTGTCTCCGTGCGTGTGTCATCCGGTCGCTGTACCACATGTACGAGCCTTTCGCATCTCGAGTCTCCAGGAATCCAGCTATTCCAGACAGTACTCccagcactttaaaaaattcCAGA TGTCTGCTTTTCTGGTGCAAAAAGATTGAAGGGAACAGACAAGAAGCAATGTGGGAATTCAACTTCAAGTTCAAAAAGCAG TCTCCCAGATTTAAGAGCAAGTGTTACAAAGGTCTTCAGCCACCAATTCAGTATGAAGAAGTCCATACAAATCCGGATCAGGATTGTTGTCTACTGCAGATCACCACCTTTAACTTCATATTCGTGCCAATAGTCATGGGTATGACGTTTACCTTG TTCACCATCAATGTGAGTACAGACATGAGGCATCATCGCGTGCGCCTGGTGTTCCAGGATGCCCCAGTTCGCAACGGCAAGAAACCTCGCCTTGACCAAGGAGTGCAGGTTGTGCTGGACCCTGTGCATAGTGTGCGGCTCCTGGACTGGTGGCACCCGCAGTACCCCTTCTCTCCAAAAGCTTAG
- the TMEM183A gene encoding transmembrane protein 183A isoform X2 codes for MDTKESINGRTASRKKKSKRHKENADGGGGEEYPIDIWLLLASYIRPEDIVRFSLICKKAWTVTCTAAFWTRLYRRHYSLDAYLPLRLRPESMEKLHCLRACVIRSLYHMYEPFASRVSRNPAIPDSTPSTLKNSRCLLFWCKKIEGNRQEAMWEFNFKFKKQSPRFKSKCYKGLQPPIQYEEVHTNPDQDCCLLQITTFNFIFVPIVMGMTFTLFTINVSTDMRHHRVRLVFQDAPVRNGKKPRLDQGVQVVLDPVHSVRLLDWWHPQYPFSPKA; via the exons ATGGATACAAAGGAAAGCATCAATGGGCGAACTGCATctagaaaaaagaagagcaaaagacACAAAG AAAATGCTGATGGGGGTGGCGGAGAAGAATACCCCATCGATATCTGGCTGTTGTTGGCTTCCTACATTCGCCCTGAAGACATTGTCCGGTTTTCTTTGATTTGCAAGAAAGCCTGGACTGTTACTTGCACTGCCGCCTTTTGGACCAGACTCTACAGAAG GCACTACAGTCTGGATGCGTACCTGCCTCTCCGCTTGCGGCCAGAGTCCATGGAGAAGCTGCACTGTCTCCGTGCGTGTGTCATCCGGTCGCTGTACCACATGTACGAGCCTTTCGCATCTCGAGTCTCCAGGAATCCAGCTATTCCAGACAGTACTCccagcactttaaaaaattcCAGA TGTCTGCTTTTCTGGTGCAAAAAGATTGAAGGGAACAGACAAGAAGCAATGTGGGAATTCAACTTCAAGTTCAAAAAGCAG TCTCCCAGATTTAAGAGCAAGTGTTACAAAGGTCTTCAGCCACCAATTCAGTATGAAGAAGTCCATACAAATCCGGATCAGGATTGTTGTCTACTGCAGATCACCACCTTTAACTTCATATTCGTGCCAATAGTCATGGGTATGACGTTTACCTTG TTCACCATCAATGTGAGTACAGACATGAGGCATCATCGCGTGCGCCTGGTGTTCCAGGATGCCCCAGTTCGCAACGGCAAGAAACCTCGCCTTGACCAAGGAGTGCAGGTTGTGCTGGACCCTGTGCATAGTGTGCGGCTCCTGGACTGGTGGCACCCGCAGTACCCCTTCTCTCCAAAAGCTTAG